Proteins encoded together in one Myxocyprinus asiaticus isolate MX2 ecotype Aquarium Trade chromosome 9, UBuf_Myxa_2, whole genome shotgun sequence window:
- the si:ch211-207l14.1 gene encoding uncharacterized protein si:ch211-207l14.1 isoform X1: MENEEEEDDIFTRQGGYEGLENVEKQEEEEEEEEEKLETERKSSLDIPFPTRSLASRRASLPCPAQLNAMHLSCLHAATMTPSPAYLIHRLESGEARPCSRSCHSGNDEERKHAKGGASDRRPPAIPTIPEVHEPLERKARFRSRNVMSLSDAYSVCLICHDDLRKGGGAIRELHCSHSFHSDCIEEWLWTKQTCPTCRKHVAMPEPLYWTSTRVIVP, translated from the exons ATGGAGAACGAGGAAGAGGAAGATGACATTTTTACAAGGCAAGGAGGATATGAAGGGCTGGAAAATGTGGAGAagcaggaggaggaggaagaggaagaagaagagaaGCTAGAAACTGAGAGAAAGAGCAGTTTGGATATCCCGTTTCCAACTCGGTCACTGGCCAGTCGCAGAGCTTCACTTCCATGCCCA GCTCAGCTGAATGCCATGCATTTGAGTTGTCTGCATGCTGCCACCATGACCCCTAGCCCAGCTTACCTGATCCATCGGCTGGAGAGCGGTGAAGCGAGGCCATGCTCTCGCTCTTGTCATAGTGGTAATGATGAGGAGAGAAAACATGCCAAGGGCGGAGCATCTGACAGACGACCACCTGCTATCCCCACCATCCCTGAGGTCCACGAGCCCCTGGAGAGAAAAGCTCGATTTAGGAGCCGAAATGTCATGTCTCTG AGTGATGCTTACAGTGTGTGTTTGATCTGCCATGATGACCTACGCAAAGGAGGCGGAGCTATTAGAGAGCTTCATTGTTCCCACAGTTTCCACAGTGAT TGCATAGAGGAGTGGCTGTGGACCAAGCAGACCTGTCCTACATGTCGAAAGCATGTTGCCATGCCGGAGCCGCTCTACTGGACATCTACCAGAGTAATAGTGCCCTGA
- the si:ch211-207l14.1 gene encoding uncharacterized protein si:ch211-207l14.1 isoform X2, translating to MENEEEEDDIFTRQGGYEGLENVEKQEEEEEEEEEKLETERKSSLDIPFPTRSLASRRASLPCPAQLNAMHLSCLHAATMTPSPAYLIHRLESGEARPCSRSCHSGNDEERKHAKGGASDRRPPAIPTIPEVHEPLERKARFRSRNVMSLCIEEWLWTKQTCPTCRKHVAMPEPLYWTSTRVIVP from the exons ATGGAGAACGAGGAAGAGGAAGATGACATTTTTACAAGGCAAGGAGGATATGAAGGGCTGGAAAATGTGGAGAagcaggaggaggaggaagaggaagaagaagagaaGCTAGAAACTGAGAGAAAGAGCAGTTTGGATATCCCGTTTCCAACTCGGTCACTGGCCAGTCGCAGAGCTTCACTTCCATGCCCA GCTCAGCTGAATGCCATGCATTTGAGTTGTCTGCATGCTGCCACCATGACCCCTAGCCCAGCTTACCTGATCCATCGGCTGGAGAGCGGTGAAGCGAGGCCATGCTCTCGCTCTTGTCATAGTGGTAATGATGAGGAGAGAAAACATGCCAAGGGCGGAGCATCTGACAGACGACCACCTGCTATCCCCACCATCCCTGAGGTCCACGAGCCCCTGGAGAGAAAAGCTCGATTTAGGAGCCGAAATGTCATGTCTCTG TGCATAGAGGAGTGGCTGTGGACCAAGCAGACCTGTCCTACATGTCGAAAGCATGTTGCCATGCCGGAGCCGCTCTACTGGACATCTACCAGAGTAATAGTGCCCTGA